Below is a window of Micromonospora chersina DNA.
TTCACCTTCGTGGTGGGCGCCGGCTTCGCCATCACCCACGGCGTCACCACCATCCTCGTGCACGAGCACACCGGCAACTACCTCACCTCGTACATCGTGCTGGCGATCTCCTTCGCCATCGAGTCGGTCTCCCTGGCCCGGGCGATCCGGCAGGTCCGCCGCGAGTCCCGGCGCTGGCGGTCGACCCCGCACCGCTACCTGCGGCTGACCGCCGACACCACGGTCAAGGCGGTCTTCCTGGAGGACACCGCCGCCCTGATCGGCCTGCTGATCGCCGCCGCCGGGCTCACGCTGTCCCACCTGACCGGCGACGAGCTCTACGACGGCGTCGCCTCGATCCTCATCGGCGTGCTGCTGCTGGTGGTCGCCGGCATCCTGGCCCGCAGCAACATCTCGCTGCTGGTCGGCCGGGCCGTGTCCGAACGGGTGCACCGGCAGATCGAGCACGAGCTGACCGGGCTGCCGGCGGTGGACCGCATCGACACCCTGATGACCATGGTGCTCGGCCCGGAGGACATCCTGGTCGCCGCCAAGGTCGACTTCCGCGACACCGCCACCGGCGCCGACATCGAGGCCGCCGCCGACGAGGCCGAGCGGCGGCTCACCGACCGGTTCCCGGAGGTCAAGTACGTCTTCCTCGACCCGACCCGCTCGTTGCGCGGCACCCACGGGCGCCCGGCCCGGACCACGCAGGACGAGAACCAGCGGCCGGTGGACCAGGAGGCGGGCGGCGGCGGGCCGGCCTGACCGGGCCGCCCACCCGGCCGCAGGGCGGCACGCGGCCGGCCGATAGCGTGCCGGCATGGTGCGATGGCGGTCCGGCACGGTCACGGCGGTACGGCGACGGTGGGCCGGCGCCGCGGAACTCGACGTCGACCTGCCCGACGGCGGCCGGATGCGCGCGCTGGCGTACCCGGCGCTGGTCGGCGACCCGGAGCCCGGCGACCGGGTGCTGCTCAACGCCGGCGCGCTGCTGATGGGCCTCGGCACCGGCGGGTACGCGCTCGTCGTCGCCCTGCCCGACCGGCTCCCCGCCGACCCGCCGGAGGCCGCCGACACCCGCGACGCCGGGCACCTGGTGAAGGCCCGCTACACCCCGCTGCAGCCGATCCTGCTCGGCGTGGACGAGGAGGCCTCCCCGCACCACGCGCGGCTGGCCGCCGCGGAGTCCGTCGACGGGATGCCGGTGGTCACCGCCGACCTGCACTCCGCGCTGCCGGCGATCCTGGCCGGCGTCCACGCCGACGCCCCGGACGCCCGGGTGGCGTACCTGCTCACCGACGGCGGCGCGCTGCCCGCCTGGTTCTCCCGCACCCTCGCCGGGCTCGCCGGCCGGCTCGCCGGCACGGTCAGCGTGGGCCAGGCGTTCGGCGGCGACCTGGAGGCCAGCACCCTGCACAGCGGCCTGCTCGCGGCGCGGCACGTGCTCGGCGCCGACGTCGCGATCGTCGCCCAGGGCCCCGGCAATCTCGGCACCGGCACCCGCTGGGGCTTCTCCGGGGTGGCCGTCGGCGAGGCGGTCAACGCGGTCGCCACCCTGGGCGGGCGGCCGGTCGGCTCGCTGCGCATCTCCGACGCCGACCCCCGCCCCCGGCACCGCGGCGTCTCCCACCACAGCCTCACCGCGTACGGCCGGGTCGCCCTGGCCCCCGCGGAGCTGGTCGTGCCGGACGGCCTGGACCCGGTCCTCGGGGCCGAGGTCACGGCGGCGCTGGCCCCCCTCGCGGCGCGGCACCGGATCGTGACCGTGCCCACCGACGGCCTGGACGCGGCGCTGCGGGCCAGCCCGGTCGGACTGTCGACGATGGGTCGCGGGCTCGACGGCGACCACGCCTACTTCCTGGCCGCGGCCGCCGCCGGCCGGCACGCGGCCCGCCTGCTCGGCTGACCGGTCAGCGCGCCCCGTAGCCGTGCGCCACGATGTGCTCCGCGGCCCGGGTGTAGCCCGCCGGGTCGGCCGGCGCCACCGTGCCCAGGCCGTCGACGTAGCGGTTGTACATGCAGAAGGCGGCGGCGATCAGCACCGTGTCGTGGATCTCCAGGTCGGTGGCGCCCTCGGCGCGGGCCTCCTTCACCAGTTCGGCGGTGACCTCCCGGCCGCTGCGCTGCACCGCCCCGGCGATCCGCAGCAGCGCCCGCATCTTCGCCCCGACCGGCGCCGCGTCCGGGTCGCGGCGTACCTGTTCCACCAGCGGCATCCCCGCCGGCAGTTGGGCGGCGGCGAACGCCGAGTGCGACGCGCAGCAGAACGCGCAGTCGTTCAGATCCGACACGTACGCGGCGATCAGCTCCCGCTCCCCCGGTGTGAGCGTGGGATGCGGGGCGTGCAGCAGCGTGTCGGCGAGGTCGAGCAGCGGCCCGGCGGTCTCCGGTCGGTAGCGGGCCAGCCCGTTGATGCCGGGGTGGGCCTGCTCGTCCAGACCGAGGTCGATGTGTGCGATGACGTCACGCTCCCTCGTCGTCGGCTGGGGAGCGCACTCCCCCGTGAGCCATAGACGAGCATGCGCGGGATGGCACGTCAAGGCCCGGCCGGCGGACTCGGCGCTCCCGCCGGCGCGCCCCGCCTCAGCCGGCCAGGAAGATCAGCGCCAGCCAGGCGCCCAGGATCAGCACCAGCGCGACCGCCAGCACCCAGGTCGGCACGGTGTACTCGCCGCGGCGGTTGCGCTCGATCTCGGCGCGGATCTTCTCGCGGCGCCGCTCGATCCAGTTGAGCTTCTCCGTCCCGCTCTCGCGGCCGGCGGACGTCTCGCGGCCAGGGCGGCCGGCAGGTTCGGAAGTGTTCATCGCGACGCCAGCGTACCGGTGGGCGGGCGGCCGGCGCTCACAGCACCGGCCGCCGCCCCCGGGTCACATGCTCGCGATGAGCCGCTCCACCCGCTCGTCGTACGCCCGGAACGGGTCCTTGCACAGCACCGTGCGCTGCGCCTGGTCGTTCAGCTTCAGGTGCACCCAGTCCACCGTGAAGTCCCGCCGCTTCTCCTGGGCGTGCCGGATGAACTCGCCCCGCAGCCGCGCCCGGGTGGTCTGCGGCGGGGTCTCCTTCGCCTCGAAGATCTCCGGGTCGGTGGCCACCCGGTCCACCTCGCCGCGCCGCTCCAGCAGCCCGTACAGGCCCCGGCCGCGCCGCAGGTCGTGGTAGGCCAGGTCCATCTGGGCCACCCGCGGGTGCGACAGCGGCAGGTCGTGCTTGCGCTGGTAGCGCTCGATCAGCCGCAGCTTCGTCACCCAGTCGATCTCCCGGGCCACCGGGTCGAGGTCGCCGGTCTCCACCGCCCGCAGCACGCGGCCCCAGAGCTCCACCACCCGCTTCGCGGTCTGGTCGCCGCCCCGGCGCTCGACGAACTCCGTCGCCTTCGCCAGGTACTCCTGCTGGATCTCCAGCGCCGAGACCTCCTTGCCGGAGGCCAGCCGCACCTTGCGCCGGCCGGTGATGTCGTGCGAGACCTCGCGGATCGCCCGGATCGGGTTCTCCAGAGTCAGGTCCCGCATCACGACCCCGGCCTCGATCATCCGCAGCACGATGTCGGCCGTGCCGACCTTCAGCAGCGTGGTGACCTCGTTCATGTTCGAGTCGCCCACGATGACGTGCAGCCGCCGGTAGCGCTCGGCGTCCGCGTGCGGCTCGTCCCGGGTGTTGATGATCGGCCGGCTGCGGGTGGTCGCCGAGGAGACGCCCTCCCAGATGTGCTCGGCACGCTGCGACAGGCAGTAGACCGCGCCGCGCGGCGTCTGGAGCACCTTGCCGGCACCGCAGATCAACTGCCGGGTGACCAGGAACGGGATGAGCACGTCGGCCAGCCGGCCGAACTCGCCGTGCCGGGACACCAGGTAGTTCTCATGGCAGCCGTACGAGTTGCCGGCCGAGTCGGTGTTGTTCTTGAACAGGTAGATCTCACCCGCGATGCCCTCGTCGTGCAGCCGCTTCTCCGCGTCGACGAGCAGCCCTTCCAGGATCCGCTCCCCCGCCCGGTCGTGGGCCACCAGGTCGGTCACCGAGTCGCACTCCGGCGTCGCGTACTCCGGGTGCGAGCCCACGTCCAGGTAGAGGCGGGCTCCGTTGCGCAGGAACACATTGCTCGACCGGCCCCACGACACCACCCGCCGGAACAGGTACCGCGCGACCTCGTCGGGGGACAGTCGGCGCTGCCCGCGATAGGTGCAGGTGACGCCGTACTCGGTCTCGAGGCCGAAGATTCGCCGCTCCATGATGTGACATTAGCCGCCCGGGGCCCCGGATGGGCAGCGCTCAACCCGCTGGTCTCATCCGCACCGGGACGGGCATTCCCGGCGATCGCACATCCCAAGGCCGGGTACGGTCCCTGCCGTGAGAATCCTCGTCACCGGCGGCGCCGGCTTCATCGGCTCCGCGTACGTCCGGCGGCTGCTCACCGGCGCCGAGCCGGACCTCGCCGCCGACACCGTCACCGTGCTCGACGCCTGGACCTACGCCGCCACCGAGGGCGCCCTCGACCCGGTCCGCACCGACCCCAGGCTGCGGCTCGTCCGCGGCGACATCCGCGACCCCGCCCTGGTCGACGCCACCGTCGCCGGCCACGACGTCGTCATGCACTTCGCCGCCGAGTCGCACGTGGACCGCTCCATCGCCGCCGCCGCCGACTTCGTCACCACCAACGTGGTCGGCACCCAGACGCTGCTCGACGCGGCCCTGCGCCACGGCGTACGCCGCTTCGTCCAGGTCTCCACCGACGAGGTCTACGGCTCCATCGCCACCGGCGCCTGGACCGAGCGGGCCCCGCTCGACCCCAGCTCCCCGTACTCGGCCAGCAAGGCCGCCGGCGACCTGCTCGCGCTGGCCTACCACCGCACCCACGGCCTCGACGTCGTGGTCACCCGCGGCGCCAACACCTACGGGCCCTACCAGTACCCCGAGAAGATCATCCCGCTGTTCGTCACCAACCTGCTCGACGGGCACGACGTGCCCCTCTACGGCGACGGCGGCAACGTGCGGGACTGGCTGCACGTCGACGACCACTGCCACGGCGTCGCGCTCGCCCAGACCCGCGGCCGGGCCGGCGGGATCTACCACCTGGGCGGCGGCGCCGAACTCACCAACCGCGACCTCACCGGCCGGCTGCTGGCCGCCTGCGGCGCCGGGTGGGAACGGGTCCGGCCGGTCGCCGACCGCAAGGGCCACGACCGCCGGTACGCCCTCGACACCACCACCACCCGCCGCGAGCTG
It encodes the following:
- the pafA gene encoding Pup--protein ligase, which encodes MERRIFGLETEYGVTCTYRGQRRLSPDEVARYLFRRVVSWGRSSNVFLRNGARLYLDVGSHPEYATPECDSVTDLVAHDRAGERILEGLLVDAEKRLHDEGIAGEIYLFKNNTDSAGNSYGCHENYLVSRHGEFGRLADVLIPFLVTRQLICGAGKVLQTPRGAVYCLSQRAEHIWEGVSSATTRSRPIINTRDEPHADAERYRRLHVIVGDSNMNEVTTLLKVGTADIVLRMIEAGVVMRDLTLENPIRAIREVSHDITGRRKVRLASGKEVSALEIQQEYLAKATEFVERRGGDQTAKRVVELWGRVLRAVETGDLDPVAREIDWVTKLRLIERYQRKHDLPLSHPRVAQMDLAYHDLRRGRGLYGLLERRGEVDRVATDPEIFEAKETPPQTTRARLRGEFIRHAQEKRRDFTVDWVHLKLNDQAQRTVLCKDPFRAYDERVERLIASM
- a CDS encoding DUF3866 family protein, whose product is MVRWRSGTVTAVRRRWAGAAELDVDLPDGGRMRALAYPALVGDPEPGDRVLLNAGALLMGLGTGGYALVVALPDRLPADPPEAADTRDAGHLVKARYTPLQPILLGVDEEASPHHARLAAAESVDGMPVVTADLHSALPAILAGVHADAPDARVAYLLTDGGALPAWFSRTLAGLAGRLAGTVSVGQAFGGDLEASTLHSGLLAARHVLGADVAIVAQGPGNLGTGTRWGFSGVAVGEAVNAVATLGGRPVGSLRISDADPRPRHRGVSHHSLTAYGRVALAPAELVVPDGLDPVLGAEVTAALAPLAARHRIVTVPTDGLDAALRASPVGLSTMGRGLDGDHAYFLAAAAAGRHAARLLG
- a CDS encoding carboxymuconolactone decarboxylase family protein, whose product is MAHIDLGLDEQAHPGINGLARYRPETAGPLLDLADTLLHAPHPTLTPGERELIAAYVSDLNDCAFCCASHSAFAAAQLPAGMPLVEQVRRDPDAAPVGAKMRALLRIAGAVQRSGREVTAELVKEARAEGATDLEIHDTVLIAAAFCMYNRYVDGLGTVAPADPAGYTRAAEHIVAHGYGAR
- a CDS encoding cation diffusion facilitator family transporter, which encodes MAEAQIKNESVGTVVVAGAANLAIAIAKLVAGLISGSAAMLSEAAHSVADTTTEVLLYLALRRGARPADTRHPFGYGKESYVWAFLAALFTFVVGAGFAITHGVTTILVHEHTGNYLTSYIVLAISFAIESVSLARAIRQVRRESRRWRSTPHRYLRLTADTTVKAVFLEDTAALIGLLIAAAGLTLSHLTGDELYDGVASILIGVLLLVVAGILARSNISLLVGRAVSERVHRQIEHELTGLPAVDRIDTLMTMVLGPEDILVAAKVDFRDTATGADIEAAADEAERRLTDRFPEVKYVFLDPTRSLRGTHGRPARTTQDENQRPVDQEAGGGGPA
- the rfbB gene encoding dTDP-glucose 4,6-dehydratase; amino-acid sequence: MRILVTGGAGFIGSAYVRRLLTGAEPDLAADTVTVLDAWTYAATEGALDPVRTDPRLRLVRGDIRDPALVDATVAGHDVVMHFAAESHVDRSIAAAADFVTTNVVGTQTLLDAALRHGVRRFVQVSTDEVYGSIATGAWTERAPLDPSSPYSASKAAGDLLALAYHRTHGLDVVVTRGANTYGPYQYPEKIIPLFVTNLLDGHDVPLYGDGGNVRDWLHVDDHCHGVALAQTRGRAGGIYHLGGGAELTNRDLTGRLLAACGAGWERVRPVADRKGHDRRYALDTTTTRRELGWTPTVDLDHGLAATVAWYRDNRDWWTPLKPHR